A portion of the Paenibacillus hamazuiensis genome contains these proteins:
- a CDS encoding patatin-like phospholipase family protein — protein MKKIGLVLAGGGGKGAYQIGVWRVLREFGLEKSIKAISGTSVGALNGALFLQNDYRAAEKVWLTMSPEKILSLRSAQLLESLQKIGMNISDTKIYKYANVLQGYGIFTRHGLIKLIKEAVDLNSVTSSSIPFYVTCCQLGSQEPKYIRLNGLTPDEIEKYLLATSAIPGVFPPEEIDGKLYYDGGLPLVGDNNPIQPVYKEGCDLILVVLLDRSSLINKEQYPKANIIEILPQDAQGNLFNGTLQFTAVGAKRRIEQGYQDTKALLEPFLRSLSFEYKFIQTTERIQRDHNEFERLHKEYNGRLHNQMMDFERKLRREGTD, from the coding sequence ATGAAGAAAATTGGGCTTGTTCTTGCCGGGGGTGGGGGAAAGGGAGCTTATCAAATTGGAGTATGGAGAGTTCTACGTGAATTTGGCTTAGAAAAGAGCATTAAAGCGATTTCCGGAACTTCAGTAGGAGCGTTGAATGGAGCGTTATTCTTGCAAAACGATTATCGAGCAGCCGAAAAAGTATGGCTTACAATGAGTCCAGAGAAGATCCTCTCTTTAAGAAGTGCACAATTATTAGAATCATTACAAAAGATCGGTATGAACATATCTGACACGAAGATTTATAAGTATGCGAATGTCTTACAAGGGTATGGCATCTTCACGCGGCATGGATTAATAAAACTTATAAAAGAGGCAGTAGACTTAAACTCTGTGACATCATCGAGTATTCCTTTTTATGTGACTTGTTGTCAGTTGGGAAGTCAAGAACCAAAATACATAAGATTGAACGGACTAACACCGGATGAAATAGAAAAATACCTTTTAGCCACTTCTGCAATTCCAGGTGTATTCCCACCTGAAGAGATTGACGGTAAATTATATTATGATGGCGGATTACCACTGGTTGGAGATAATAATCCGATTCAACCAGTGTACAAAGAAGGTTGCGATCTTATTCTTGTAGTATTGCTGGATCGGAGTAGCCTTATTAATAAAGAGCAGTATCCGAAGGCAAATATTATTGAGATCCTTCCTCAGGATGCTCAAGGTAACTTATTTAATGGAACACTGCAGTTTACTGCAGTAGGTGCCAAAAGACGAATAGAACAAGGTTATCAGGATACTAAAGCATTATTAGAGCCATTTCTAAGGAGTTTATCTTTTGAATATAAATTCATTCAGACAACAGAGCGTATTCAGCGCGATCATAATGAGTTCGAACGCTTGCACAAAGAGTATAACGGTAGATTGCATAATCAGATGATGGATTTTGAGAGGAAATTGAGAAGGGAGGGAACAGATTGA
- a CDS encoding ribosomal protein L7/L12, with translation MSSLMIVDENKIRKKAREEIDLGIKRALEGVNKSGQLALLSLRSVTALTSGKARWRELKEQGMLTHMFRTITGKNRAIRQAMEEDIFHFQYIAQQTLQELADRQCLTLDVIAAVHNKFNLLFLENDKKFEQVYTHLHAFFDYTEKNITNLNSRLIKAEKNIDLLNWHATLSVKKYSGINYIDLKDIEKIVCLTKDFFEITKGDWDTQNLLLLEDSMQRLQLEGSMNLMQFITELFSDRKLVNHLIEPIGGLSAQEDVYFDFNIFNMISELSRTVEPLGFSTDSLDKYQEICRFDKPISIRNLIYELLTELRIVQELILSSSGDNKVVYEVFLKQIENLDFRIDIVREIKQSTRLPLEVCRSIVKNIPSKVCTLESYEEAQELKSRLEQLRCRVEIY, from the coding sequence TTGAGTTCCTTGATGATTGTAGATGAAAATAAGATAAGAAAAAAGGCGCGAGAAGAAATTGATCTTGGTATTAAACGTGCCTTAGAAGGGGTAAATAAAAGCGGTCAGTTGGCTCTCCTTTCCTTAAGAAGCGTAACTGCATTAACGAGTGGTAAAGCTCGATGGAGAGAATTGAAGGAACAAGGAATGCTCACACACATGTTTCGAACGATAACGGGAAAAAATCGTGCAATTAGACAAGCGATGGAAGAGGATATCTTTCATTTTCAATATATTGCCCAGCAAACACTTCAAGAATTAGCTGATCGACAATGTCTAACTTTAGACGTCATTGCAGCAGTACATAACAAGTTCAATCTACTGTTTCTTGAAAACGACAAGAAATTCGAGCAGGTGTATACTCATTTACATGCGTTTTTCGATTACACTGAAAAAAATATTACGAATCTCAATAGTAGACTAATAAAAGCTGAGAAGAACATCGATTTACTAAATTGGCATGCAACTTTATCGGTAAAGAAGTATTCTGGAATCAACTACATCGATTTGAAAGATATTGAGAAGATCGTATGCCTCACAAAAGATTTTTTCGAAATCACAAAAGGCGATTGGGATACTCAAAACTTACTGTTACTTGAAGATTCAATGCAACGGTTACAATTAGAAGGTTCAATGAATTTAATGCAATTTATCACGGAGTTGTTCTCTGACAGAAAGCTGGTAAACCATTTGATAGAACCTATCGGAGGATTAAGTGCTCAAGAGGATGTTTATTTCGATTTTAATATCTTTAATATGATAAGTGAACTCTCAAGAACGGTAGAACCTTTAGGTTTTAGTACAGATAGTTTAGATAAATATCAGGAAATATGCCGCTTCGATAAGCCAATTTCTATTCGGAATCTGATCTATGAATTACTAACGGAATTACGTATAGTACAAGAGTTGATATTATCGTCTAGTGGGGATAATAAAGTGGTTTACGAAGTGTTTTTGAAACAGATCGAAAATCTTGATTTTAGAATTGATATTGTCAGGGAAATTAAACAGAGTACAAGGCTTCCTCTTGAAGTATGTCGCTCTATAGTAAAAAACATACCTTCGAAGGTTTGCACCCTTGAGTCCTACGAGGAAGCCCAAGAATTAAAATCTCGACTAGAACAACTCCGTTGTCGTGTTGAGATCTACTGA
- a CDS encoding SHOCT domain-containing protein, with protein MKLEGALNLSNFNVETKVTDGGVWWDNVREKKGWKLQKHKITGHYRIISPSKYRKAWGSDREEMLGLFDEFTYEEPKVSTPIKSQKESTPTKPSKQEILAQLKDLGELYENGVLTKDEFEGAKKKLLNEL; from the coding sequence ATGAAGCTGGAAGGAGCGCTTAACTTGTCGAATTTCAATGTTGAAACAAAAGTCACTGATGGTGGCGTGTGGTGGGATAACGTCAGAGAGAAAAAAGGTTGGAAACTGCAAAAACATAAAATTACAGGTCATTACCGTATTATCAGCCCAAGTAAATACAGAAAGGCTTGGGGTTCAGATAGAGAGGAAATGCTCGGACTCTTCGATGAATTCACGTATGAAGAACCGAAGGTTTCAACACCTATCAAATCACAAAAAGAATCCACCCCAACTAAGCCGAGCAAGCAGGAAATCCTTGCACAACTTAAAGATTTAGGTGAACTCTACGAAAACGGTGTTCTTACTAAGGACGAATTTGAAGGTGCAAAGAAGAAACTGCTAAATGAATTATAG
- a CDS encoding ABC transporter substrate-binding protein, producing MKSFKFAKPIVLMTALSMILAACGGSNGSSGSEGKETGGNAGDSNKPVKITFLNSKGQIQAAAEEAAKKFTAANPNIQVEVLTVASGQSPFERASVLYASGNPATLNMLDAGDIVKFKDKALDLSGEQWVKDLAQPNQLDGKTLAFPFAVEGYGLVYNKKVLDKAVGGTFDPSTIHTTSALEALFKKVEASGTAPLIIGAMPWSLGNHFLPIAYASQPKGDVSAFIGGLRTGQEKLAGNASFNGLIDTLEMMKKYNKRKNDPLVVTAEDIAGAVAKGEAAITFNGNWMISQLDSVQPNGEYGFMPVPTSNNADDKKNASIPVGATKQIFIDKTVATAAQQEAAKKFLNWIVYDAAGQDFLVNKASILPAFKNITLEPADSLAKSIKTYMNADKTLQFGANYVPGDHSKMIGAAMQKYLGGESDRAGLAAEIEGYWKNVK from the coding sequence ATGAAATCGTTCAAATTTGCAAAACCGATCGTCTTAATGACTGCATTATCCATGATTCTTGCCGCATGCGGCGGCAGCAACGGTTCGAGCGGTTCGGAGGGCAAAGAAACCGGCGGGAATGCCGGAGATTCGAATAAACCGGTTAAAATTACGTTCTTGAATTCGAAAGGACAAATCCAGGCGGCTGCCGAAGAAGCGGCCAAAAAGTTCACCGCAGCAAATCCTAATATTCAAGTCGAAGTATTGACGGTGGCGAGCGGTCAGTCTCCATTTGAAAGAGCGTCGGTGTTATATGCCTCGGGCAACCCTGCGACACTGAACATGCTGGATGCCGGCGACATCGTTAAATTTAAAGACAAGGCGCTTGATTTGTCCGGTGAACAATGGGTAAAAGATCTTGCGCAGCCCAATCAGCTCGACGGAAAAACGTTGGCTTTCCCATTCGCAGTAGAAGGCTACGGGCTTGTTTACAATAAAAAGGTTCTTGATAAGGCGGTAGGCGGCACATTCGATCCATCCACCATCCATACGACCTCCGCGCTGGAGGCGCTCTTTAAAAAGGTTGAGGCTTCCGGAACTGCGCCATTGATCATCGGGGCGATGCCATGGTCGTTAGGCAATCATTTTCTGCCGATTGCCTATGCTTCTCAGCCAAAAGGCGACGTTAGCGCGTTTATCGGCGGTCTAAGAACCGGTCAAGAAAAGCTGGCGGGCAACGCTTCGTTTAACGGTCTGATTGATACGCTGGAAATGATGAAAAAATATAACAAGAGAAAAAATGACCCTCTTGTTGTAACGGCTGAAGATATTGCCGGAGCTGTTGCAAAAGGCGAAGCGGCGATCACCTTCAACGGGAACTGGATGATCAGCCAATTGGACAGCGTGCAACCGAACGGGGAATACGGATTTATGCCGGTTCCGACCAGCAACAATGCCGACGATAAAAAGAACGCTTCGATTCCGGTAGGCGCCACCAAACAAATATTTATTGATAAGACGGTAGCTACGGCAGCCCAACAGGAAGCGGCCAAGAAATTTTTGAACTGGATCGTTTATGATGCGGCAGGACAGGATTTCCTGGTGAATAAAGCAAGCATTCTTCCCGCATTCAAAAATATTACGCTGGAACCGGCCGATTCGCTTGCCAAATCGATCAAGACCTACATGAATGCCGATAAGACGCTTCAGTTCGGCGCCAACTATGTACCCGGCGATCATTCCAAAATGATCGGCGCCGCTATGCAAAAGTATCTCGGCGGAGAATCCGATCGCGCCGGGTTAGCAGCAGAAATTGAAGGGTATTGGAAAAATGTAAAATAG
- a CDS encoding carbohydrate ABC transporter permease yields the protein MISEKSLVHRIGNQLFYTGPTVLIFFMVMIVPFFYGIYLTFFKWDGISSSMPFVGLDNYLGVFHDAKFWSSMRITIKYVVATVFLINAVGFLLAYLVVAGIKRQNFFRAAFFTPSLIGGLVLGFLWQFLFNNFFVNIGNQYGIAMFSKSWLGNPDKAFWALVVVTVWHYAGYMMVIFIAGLMNVPQDILEAATIDGTNGWQKLIHMTLPLMVPSFIVTIFLSLQRGFMVYDLNYSLTGGGPFESTVFVSMHVFDKAFRSYDYGMGQAEAIVLFIIVAAVTMLQVYFSKKKEVEI from the coding sequence TTGATCTCGGAAAAAAGCCTGGTCCATCGAATAGGTAACCAACTGTTTTATACGGGACCGACAGTATTGATTTTTTTCATGGTCATGATCGTCCCGTTTTTTTATGGCATTTATTTAACGTTTTTTAAGTGGGACGGCATTTCTTCCAGTATGCCGTTTGTCGGATTGGACAACTATCTCGGAGTTTTTCACGACGCGAAATTTTGGAGTTCGATGCGGATTACGATTAAATATGTGGTCGCGACCGTTTTTCTGATTAATGCAGTAGGTTTTTTATTGGCTTATTTGGTAGTGGCCGGGATCAAACGTCAAAATTTCTTTCGTGCGGCATTTTTTACGCCAAGCTTAATCGGCGGTTTGGTGCTGGGATTTCTTTGGCAGTTTTTGTTCAATAACTTTTTCGTGAATATCGGCAATCAATACGGAATCGCTATGTTTAGCAAATCTTGGCTCGGTAATCCGGATAAAGCGTTTTGGGCTTTGGTCGTCGTCACCGTGTGGCATTACGCGGGGTATATGATGGTTATTTTTATCGCAGGTCTAATGAATGTCCCTCAAGATATTTTGGAGGCGGCTACGATCGACGGTACGAACGGCTGGCAGAAGCTGATTCATATGACACTTCCGCTTATGGTTCCTTCATTTATTGTGACGATCTTCCTTTCCTTGCAAAGAGGTTTTATGGTCTACGATTTGAACTACTCCTTAACGGGAGGCGGACCGTTTGAAAGCACCGTGTTTGTTTCCATGCACGTGTTCGATAAAGCGTTCAGAAGTTACGATTACGGCATGGGACAAGCGGAAGCAATCGTGCTGTTTATCATTGTTGCCGCCGTAACGATGCTGCAGGTGTATTTCAGCAAGAAAAAGGAGGTCGAAATATAA
- a CDS encoding carbohydrate ABC transporter permease has product METRLIRQTSVYIIMIAALIVSMFPFVLLLINSFKTNAQILASPFSLPASIDFANFKAAIQQMNYFRSFINTFFITFISVAIILLLSSMTAHYFVRNKSGLNNTLFMLMVSSMIIPFQSIMIPLVSVYGKMLGWINVMPQSTLIFMYIGFGSPLAVFIYHGFIKSLPFELEQAAHMDGCNRRQTFFKIVLPILRPTSVTIAILHILWIWNDFLLPLIVLQNAGKDNLTLPLAIQVFKDIYSTDYAKFLPGILLITLPVLLIYLFAQRYIIQGVMQGAVK; this is encoded by the coding sequence ATGGAGACCCGTCTTATCCGGCAGACATCGGTTTACATCATCATGATAGCCGCGCTCATTGTGAGCATGTTTCCATTTGTTTTGCTCTTGATCAACTCCTTCAAAACGAATGCGCAAATTTTGGCTTCGCCCTTTAGCTTGCCTGCGTCCATAGATTTCGCGAATTTTAAAGCGGCCATTCAGCAAATGAATTATTTCAGAAGTTTTATCAATACATTCTTCATTACGTTCATCAGCGTTGCGATCATATTGCTGCTCTCGTCCATGACCGCGCATTATTTTGTAAGAAACAAATCCGGGTTGAATAATACGTTGTTTATGCTCATGGTGTCGTCGATGATTATTCCGTTTCAATCGATTATGATACCGCTGGTCAGCGTCTATGGAAAGATGCTCGGTTGGATCAACGTCATGCCTCAGTCAACTTTGATTTTCATGTATATCGGATTCGGGAGTCCGCTGGCGGTGTTCATCTATCATGGATTTATCAAGAGCCTGCCGTTTGAGCTGGAGCAAGCCGCGCATATGGACGGGTGCAACCGCCGTCAAACGTTTTTCAAGATTGTGCTGCCCATCTTGCGTCCGACTTCCGTGACCATCGCGATCCTGCATATTTTATGGATTTGGAACGATTTCTTATTGCCATTGATCGTCCTGCAAAACGCCGGTAAAGATAATCTTACTTTGCCGCTTGCCATTCAAGTATTTAAAGATATTTACTCTACGGATTATGCCAAATTTTTACCGGGTATTTTATTGATCACGCTGCCTGTCCTGCTCATTTATCTTTTCGCTCAGCGATATATCATTCAAGGCGTTATGCAAGGGGCCGTTAAGTAA
- a CDS encoding sugar kinase, which yields MDKSLDVITIGDAMVTMNPKSKGPLRYVAEFERKVGGAELNLAIGCARLGMRSAWISRLGDDEFGRYVYNFARGEGIDVSNVRFMEGYTTSVNFKEIREDGAGRTFYYRMNSPTLTLKAEDLPIEDIKNSRILHITGVFSAIRQNDMSVIHKAIEIAKKNNVLVAFDPNIRFKLWSKEEARNCLTQLLPYVDIMLTGAEEAEFLLGVRDLDEMIAKFTEYGIGCMAIKQGSEGSVGYNEGLKVSMPAVKVNTIADTVGAGDGFDAGFLLGIIRGWPLEKTLTFANTVGSMVVSVSGDNEGLPYYEEVMQKLGASEFIER from the coding sequence TTGGATAAGAGTTTGGATGTCATTACAATAGGAGACGCCATGGTGACGATGAACCCTAAAAGCAAGGGACCGTTGCGCTATGTTGCCGAATTCGAACGCAAAGTCGGCGGAGCCGAACTCAACCTGGCGATCGGCTGCGCCCGATTGGGGATGAGATCGGCATGGATCAGCCGGCTTGGCGATGATGAGTTCGGCAGGTACGTTTACAATTTTGCAAGAGGCGAAGGCATCGATGTATCCAATGTCCGGTTCATGGAAGGGTACACGACATCCGTTAATTTTAAAGAGATACGGGAAGACGGCGCAGGCCGGACGTTTTACTACAGGATGAACTCGCCCACGCTTACGCTCAAAGCGGAGGACCTGCCCATCGAGGATATAAAGAACTCCAGGATCCTTCACATAACCGGCGTGTTCTCGGCAATCCGTCAAAACGATATGTCCGTCATTCACAAGGCAATAGAGATAGCAAAGAAAAATAATGTATTGGTAGCATTCGATCCGAATATCCGCTTCAAGTTATGGTCAAAGGAAGAAGCGAGAAATTGCCTCACGCAGCTGCTTCCGTACGTCGACATTATGCTTACAGGTGCAGAAGAGGCTGAATTTTTGCTCGGCGTTCGCGATTTGGACGAGATGATAGCGAAATTTACCGAATACGGAATAGGCTGTATGGCCATCAAGCAAGGATCCGAAGGCAGTGTAGGTTATAATGAGGGTCTTAAAGTAAGCATGCCTGCCGTAAAAGTAAATACGATCGCAGATACGGTCGGCGCAGGCGACGGATTTGACGCGGGTTTTCTGCTCGGAATCATAAGAGGGTGGCCGCTGGAAAAAACGCTGACGTTTGCGAATACGGTAGGCTCTATGGTCGTTAGCGTATCGGGAGATAATGAAGGGCTTCCATATTACGAAGAGGTAATGCAAAAGCTTGGGGCAAGCGAGTTTATCGAACGATAA
- the hxlA gene encoding 3-hexulose-6-phosphate synthase — translation MKLQLALDRLTRQECVEIVEEVKDLIDIIEIGTGVIKQYGVEIISDMKRRYADKLILADMKTCDAGKHETIQALSAGADITTVMAFSDAKTIKDALAAARSADGQVMIDLLGIEDTGSIALLYELGARLFSVHIGKDMQDQQGANLKEAEIVSFLHTLDGAEFAYAGGVNADSIERIIPYKPAIVIVGSAITGAARRREVTDTIRRKMI, via the coding sequence TTGAAGCTGCAGTTGGCATTGGACCGGTTGACACGACAGGAATGTGTGGAAATCGTAGAAGAAGTGAAAGATCTTATCGACATCATCGAGATCGGAACCGGGGTTATCAAGCAGTATGGAGTAGAAATCATATCCGATATGAAGCGAAGATACGCGGATAAGTTAATTCTGGCCGATATGAAGACATGCGATGCCGGAAAACACGAGACGATACAAGCATTGTCCGCGGGGGCCGACATTACGACGGTCATGGCGTTTTCAGATGCAAAGACGATCAAGGATGCGCTGGCAGCAGCACGTTCAGCGGATGGACAAGTGATGATCGATTTGTTAGGGATAGAGGATACGGGCTCCATCGCTCTGCTGTATGAGTTGGGAGCCCGCCTCTTCTCCGTGCATATCGGAAAGGACATGCAGGATCAGCAGGGAGCCAATCTGAAGGAGGCGGAGATCGTTTCGTTCCTGCACACGCTGGACGGCGCCGAGTTTGCATATGCGGGGGGAGTTAATGCGGATTCGATAGAACGAATCATTCCCTATAAACCGGCCATCGTCATCGTGGGAAGTGCGATTACGGGAGCCGCTCGCCGAAGAGAAGTAACGGATACCATCAGAAGGAAGATGATTTGA
- the hxlB gene encoding 6-phospho-3-hexuloisomerase produces MKQLFAQMNIEVAAVLDRVNEAEFAAFSEGIKGAARIFVAGEGRSGLMGKAFAMRLMHAGFNAYVIGETITPSIEPGDVLVAISGSGTTEAVLLYANQAKKIGASVMLITTNRNSKIAGYSDLTLRIPAATKLRLEDEPPTIQPLGNQFDQSLHMLLDAVIIGISVEAGDGSYQEMARRHTNLQ; encoded by the coding sequence ATGAAACAGTTGTTTGCGCAAATGAATATCGAGGTTGCCGCAGTTTTGGACCGGGTGAACGAAGCGGAATTCGCAGCTTTTAGCGAAGGAATTAAAGGGGCTGCGCGCATTTTCGTTGCCGGCGAAGGGCGGTCCGGGTTGATGGGAAAAGCTTTCGCCATGCGTCTTATGCATGCCGGTTTCAACGCGTATGTGATCGGGGAGACGATAACGCCGAGTATTGAACCTGGCGATGTGCTCGTGGCGATTTCCGGTTCGGGAACTACGGAAGCCGTTCTTTTATATGCCAATCAAGCGAAAAAGATCGGAGCATCCGTCATGCTCATCACTACCAACCGGAACTCGAAAATAGCGGGATACAGCGATCTGACCCTTAGAATCCCGGCCGCAACCAAACTGAGGCTGGAAGATGAGCCGCCTACGATTCAGCCGCTTGGCAACCAGTTCGACCAAAGCTTGCATATGCTGCTTGACGCCGTGATTATCGGCATTTCGGTTGAGGCGGGTGACGGCTCTTATCAAGAGATGGCGCGACGCCATACGAATCTGCAATGA
- a CDS encoding substrate-binding domain-containing protein → MTKSKKATLLDVAKTAKVSKSTVSQYLNQRYEYMSAETKMRIEQTIKALEYQPNFIARSLKQKTTATIGVIVANLLHRFSTEITRAIEDYCHVHDYHVIVCNTDEDPSKEKKYIDMLKAKQVDGLIIVPTCQNDEVYRQLVNEHYPVVFLDRKVENLPVHTVVMDNIHSSYTCTSHLISQGHKDIAIITPPLNISTRSERIQGYKAALQDHGIGFDPLYVRSVNISEVTRQLEELFQTKKPPSALLAGNDLVLMEILPYLLKNNIRIPDELAVAVIDDVNFADFVSPPLTTFKHPAVEMANKAAELMLGQIKSRELPDTGSNVISFKGKLQVRKSCGA, encoded by the coding sequence GTGACTAAAAGCAAAAAAGCTACGCTCCTAGACGTTGCGAAAACCGCCAAAGTATCGAAAAGCACCGTATCGCAATATCTCAATCAAAGATACGAATATATGTCGGCAGAGACAAAAATGAGAATCGAACAGACTATAAAAGCGCTGGAGTACCAGCCCAATTTTATAGCGAGAAGCTTAAAGCAAAAAACAACCGCGACGATCGGAGTGATCGTAGCGAATTTGCTGCATCGATTTTCGACAGAGATTACCCGGGCGATAGAAGATTACTGTCATGTCCATGATTACCATGTCATTGTTTGCAATACGGATGAAGACCCGTCCAAGGAAAAGAAGTACATTGACATGCTCAAAGCCAAGCAAGTGGACGGATTGATTATTGTACCTACCTGCCAAAACGATGAGGTTTACCGGCAGCTCGTAAATGAACATTATCCGGTTGTTTTCCTGGATCGGAAAGTGGAAAATTTGCCGGTCCATACGGTTGTGATGGATAACATTCATTCCTCATACACATGCACTTCTCATTTAATAAGCCAAGGCCATAAGGATATTGCCATCATCACGCCGCCTCTCAATATAAGCACGCGGTCCGAACGGATTCAAGGGTATAAAGCCGCCCTTCAGGACCACGGAATCGGGTTTGACCCCCTGTATGTCAGAAGCGTGAATATAAGTGAAGTTACCCGTCAGCTGGAAGAGCTGTTTCAGACGAAAAAACCTCCGTCGGCTTTGCTCGCCGGGAACGATTTGGTTCTCATGGAGATATTGCCATACCTGCTGAAAAACAATATTCGCATTCCGGACGAGCTGGCGGTTGCCGTGATCGACGATGTTAACTTCGCCGATTTTGTCAGCCCTCCTCTGACCACGTTCAAGCATCCGGCAGTAGAAATGGCCAATAAAGCCGCCGAATTGATGCTCGGCCAGATCAAATCGAGAGAGCTGCCGGATACGGGCTCGAATGTCATTTCCTTCAAAGGGAAATTGCAAGTAAGAAAATCGTGCGGCGCTTAG
- a CDS encoding DUF2264 domain-containing protein — protein MEKNKLPISQNPLRTKEDLRLAFAQLTGPLKIYYSAGSAQLQLGHTGASYASDVAGYEGFSRVLWGLVPLLAGGGDSDLWETILRGIANGTDPAHEEYWGEPKDYDQRSVEMAAFGFALALIPDKLKGKLSEPELERFVSWLRSISDRKLWDCNWLFFRVLVHLGLKKAGFSHDRQLVESTLDEIERFYLEDGWYADGVGGHSDYYVPFAIHFYGLLYAKLMEEDDPARSRLYKERAALFAEQFIYWFAENGAALPYGRSLAYRFSQSAFWSALVYAGVEPFPLGVMKGLIMRNLRWWFAQPIFHADGTLSIGYAYPNLIMAENYNAPGSPYWALKTFLPLALPDDHPFWAAEELPLPPLGARSVQKAPHLIVCRQTEVSHVLAFNSGHLSTNEHTHTSAKYEKFVYSTFFGFSVPRAEWGLAQGAFDSMLALSEEDNLYRVKRKCEEISVEDGLVYARWTPWSDVEVRTWLIPGTPWHVRVHRIGSARALDAADGGFALGIERSSGLSAAGELRVAEAEGGVCAVNADGASGIRLLYGGGRAELIYPHANTNLLHNRTVIPTVKAKLPAGTSWLVTAVYGDAAVNPSLQRWEAAPVAKVEEGQLAVYMPGEDGPAFQINIL, from the coding sequence ATGGAAAAAAATAAGCTGCCGATCTCGCAGAACCCGCTGCGGACCAAGGAGGATCTGCGCCTCGCTTTCGCGCAGCTCACCGGTCCGCTGAAGATTTATTACAGCGCAGGTTCGGCGCAGCTTCAGCTGGGACATACGGGCGCGAGCTATGCGAGCGACGTTGCCGGATACGAAGGCTTCTCGCGGGTGCTGTGGGGACTTGTGCCGCTGCTCGCCGGCGGAGGCGATTCGGACCTTTGGGAGACCATCCTGCGGGGAATCGCAAACGGAACCGACCCGGCGCACGAAGAATACTGGGGGGAGCCGAAGGACTACGATCAGCGGTCGGTCGAGATGGCCGCTTTCGGCTTCGCTTTGGCGCTTATTCCGGACAAACTTAAGGGAAAATTAAGCGAGCCGGAGCTGGAGCGGTTTGTGAGCTGGCTCCGCTCGATCAGCGATCGCAAGCTGTGGGACTGCAATTGGCTGTTTTTCCGCGTGCTGGTGCATCTGGGTCTGAAAAAAGCCGGCTTCTCCCATGACAGGCAGTTGGTGGAGAGCACACTGGATGAAATCGAGCGGTTTTACCTCGAGGACGGCTGGTATGCCGACGGAGTAGGGGGCCACAGCGATTATTACGTGCCGTTCGCCATCCACTTCTACGGACTGCTGTACGCCAAGCTGATGGAGGAGGACGATCCGGCGCGCTCCCGGCTTTATAAAGAGCGGGCCGCCTTGTTTGCCGAGCAGTTCATCTATTGGTTCGCCGAAAACGGCGCGGCGCTCCCGTACGGAAGAAGCCTTGCGTACCGCTTCTCGCAATCGGCGTTTTGGAGCGCACTCGTTTATGCGGGCGTCGAGCCTTTCCCGCTCGGCGTCATGAAGGGGCTCATTATGCGGAATTTGCGCTGGTGGTTCGCGCAGCCGATTTTTCATGCGGACGGCACGTTATCGATCGGATACGCGTATCCGAACCTGATCATGGCGGAAAACTACAACGCGCCGGGCTCGCCTTATTGGGCCCTCAAAACTTTCCTGCCGCTCGCGCTTCCGGACGATCATCCGTTCTGGGCGGCGGAGGAGCTGCCTCTTCCCCCGCTCGGCGCGAGGTCCGTGCAGAAGGCGCCGCATTTGATCGTCTGCAGGCAGACGGAAGTCTCGCACGTGCTCGCCTTTAACTCGGGGCACTTGTCGACGAACGAACATACGCATACGTCGGCCAAATACGAGAAATTCGTCTACTCCACCTTCTTCGGATTCAGCGTGCCGCGGGCGGAATGGGGCCTCGCGCAGGGCGCGTTCGACTCCATGCTGGCGTTAAGCGAAGAGGACAACCTGTACCGCGTGAAGCGCAAATGTGAGGAAATTTCGGTGGAGGACGGGCTCGTCTATGCGCGCTGGACGCCGTGGTCCGACGTCGAGGTGCGGACCTGGCTGATTCCGGGAACGCCGTGGCATGTGCGGGTTCACCGAATCGGCAGCGCCCGCGCGCTGGACGCCGCCGACGGCGGATTCGCGCTTGGCATCGAGCGCAGCTCCGGCCTATCGGCGGCGGGAGAGCTGCGGGTCGCGGAAGCCGAAGGCGGCGTTTGTGCCGTGAACGCCGACGGCGCCAGCGGCATCAGGCTCTTGTACGGCGGCGGCCGCGCGGAGCTGATTTACCCGCACGCCAACACCAACCTGCTGCATAACCGGACGGTCATCCCTACGGTGAAGGCCAAACTCCCCGCAGGGACGAGCTGGCTCGTCACCGCCGTCTACGGCGATGCGGCGGTGAATCCGTCTCTGCAGCGGTGGGAGGCCGCGCCGGTCGCGAAGGTGGAGGAAGGGCAGCTTGCCGTATATATGCCGGGTGAGGATGGGCCGGCGTTTCAGATTAACATCCTCTAA